The following DNA comes from Lates calcarifer isolate ASB-BC8 unplaced genomic scaffold, TLL_Latcal_v3 _unitig_1606_quiver_980, whole genome shotgun sequence.
AGCACCGAGGCCTGGCTCTCCACCCACTGCAGAGGGAgtccaccagagggcactgGACTCCCGTTCCTCAGCTAGAtcagtaaagagagagagattaaagaGGATGAACGCTGCCTTCAGACTCACCTCTGAAGCTTCTCTTAGCTTTTACATGTTGGCAGAGTCAGTACTGAACATTTCTATTTGGATTCAGACACGACAAGTCAAAGTGTTAAATATGTGTCTATGAGCCTCAGGCAGGTTTAAAGTGCATGCTGACTCACAGCGATGAGCATCCTCTGGAAGTCCAGCAGCTTCGCTTTGGCCTCAGAGAAGTTCCTGTAGTCGCAACACAGCTCGAACATCCTCAGCACCAGCACCAGAGGACAGTCCTGAGACACCAACAGGAACCAGACACACCTGTAGCACTGACTCGTTTTTAAAATCAGTCTAATAAAGTCATCTTGCTCTGATAACTGGAATTTATCATCTGAATATTATAGTTCTGATCTCAGGAGTCCAGTCAAGGAGGAAACAGAACAAACTTCTGCCTTTGTTACTTTTAAAAGACGTCAAATATTCTCTTAGAAAAGCAGATTTGTCCTGGCAAAGACCGCAGTGAGGAAACACTGTATTTACTACAGTATTAAGGAAGGAGCTCTAACTCAGTGTGTATAATCCTGTCCTGACCTGAATAAGTAAAAACCCACTCTACGATCACAGACGATCTCTTTTTACCCTCTGGAAGAGCTCGAACCCTCGTAGGAGGGGCCTGATGCAGCCCCGCCCCAGCAGCGTCCTCCAGATGATTGACAGGTCGTGCAGGGTCCACTCGTGGTGCTGGGGGGCTTCGACCAGGTGGGAGGTGGCTTCTCCCACTGTGATGTCATCGACGGAGGtcaacacccacacacacaggcagggcAGCAGCTCCACcccctgtcaatcaaacaggtTGGATGACGGCGTGAACCAGGTGATCTGTATTTAAAGCACAGTGGAACGGCGCCCCCTGCAGTCGTCAGCTGTCAGTTTACCTGTTGACAGGCAGCCAGTACGGCCAGCGTCGGGCAGCGCTGCAGCAGAGCCTCCTGCAGCAGGTACCTGCAGGGCGACGCCTCCTCCTGGCTCTGCAGGAGGACCTGGAACAGCTCCCTGGGGTGCTCCTCCGGACTCCCAGGAGTCGCCTCTGTGCTCAGAGactgcagctgctcctcagagccacagctcctcctctgactgTACACCTGCAGGTCCTGAAACGCCAGACTCAGGTGGGCCTGCAGGGCGGGGCCAAACAGAGCCACCAGGGACCTCACCTGGAGGAAGAACCAAATATGGTCAGAGACAGGAGCTCACATGAGACAGACTGCAGTAGCAGTGTCTGACCAGCTGTTGTGTGTTCACCTGCTGCGGCGGGAAGTTGTGCAGCTGgacaaacaacaggaagtggATGAACTGTCCGTCCTGGGCGCAGTGGGCGGGGTAAACAGAGCTGAGCTTCAGACTGTGGAGCTGACAGAACTGAACAGGTAACGCCCACTCCTGAGCCGCCTCGTAGGACGacctgatacacacacacacacacaccacacagttATCACTTCTGGACAAGTGAAGAAACTCTTCCCTCTTTTAGACGCTGCAGTTCAGGCTGCTTAACAATAAAAGAGTCTGTGCTCAGACGTTCAAAGTGCGGTGACGCAGCTCTTTGGTGAGGAaaacataaagaagaaaaaacctCTCCAGGCAAAAGAGTTAAAGCCGTGTGAATAAAGCTCGTTTCACAGAGGAGAGCCTtggatctttttctttttcaacaacAGACATGAGACTTTTCTTTTGCTGCTGAGTTTGATCAATAACAATATTTGAGAGTAATATTGAGTCaagatgctaaaacacacacagtcagtacaTGACCATCAGTCCACCATCAAGATCTCACTGGGATGCACGTGGAAATTTTGTTCTGCTCATCACCTGCTGATGCCCTTCTGCTCCAGACTGTCCGTCACTGCAGCCTCCAGGCAGCCAAtcagctcctctgctgctccaggcTCCGCCTCTGCCAGCTTCACCCctttaaacactgaaacaagacACATCAGTGTGTTTACCCAGAGTGTGTAGATGCTGTGtaggagcagtgtgtgtgttgtgtttacccCAGAGTGTGTAGATGCTGTGtaggagcagtgtgtgtgttgtgtttacccAGAGTGTGTAGATGCTGTGTagggagcagtgtgtgtgttgtggctgGTTCCAGTGCTGGCAGAGATGGCGTTGCATGGCTCTGACGTCGACCCTCAGTTTGAGGCTGCAGACTCCCAGCAGCTCGCAGAAGCAAACGGCCGCGGACGCCACAGACGGCGGGTTTGAAACTCTGCAGGGCCAACCTGTACACCTGCTGCCCGACCTGCCTGCAAACTACAACACACACCTCAGTCATCTCACTGGACCCGACCACACCTGGACAGCTGTAGTTAGATGTGTCGCACTCACAGCAGCTTCACGTCGCTgcagctgctcagctgctgGACCAGGAAGGTGGCGTAGGCGAAGGACGGTCGGCCGTGACGGAGGTAGTACAGGAAGTCCAGGTTCTCCACCAGAGCGAACCTGTTGACCAGGTGAGGGCTGGAGAAATGAGGCAGCTCCGTCGTCTCTGTGGAGAAAGAAGCGACAAGAAAATGTATTATACCTCTGTTACTACAACTTCTACTTCATCTACTTCAGTTTTTTTACTGGTTACCACAGGCTacttcttcagctgctgctatCACTTTAACAAAGCTACACAGGTTAATGCAGCAAATACACTTCATTAGTTTGATAAAAACAGAGTTACACATGCATCAGAATGTTTTAAATCTTTGGAGCTTACCGGTGGAGTTGAGGGTGTTTGCTGCCTGCCATCCAAACAGCCTGGATGGATCCAGAGGATGGAGCGACTGGAAAACACATCAGCTTTACTGCAACATTCACTCACAAGCTACTGTAACGAGCAGGATGGTTAATATGCTGAG
Coding sequences within:
- the LOC127139567 gene encoding spatacsin-like, which encodes SVYHLLQSLHPLDPSRLFGWQAANTLNSTETTELPHFSSPHLVNRFALVENLDFLYYLRHGRPSFAYATFLVQQLSSCSDVKLL